One Spinacia oleracea cultivar Varoflay chromosome 4, BTI_SOV_V1, whole genome shotgun sequence DNA segment encodes these proteins:
- the LOC110783690 gene encoding uncharacterized protein codes for MPSETDKWGWKHVSVFGGFDKGSGTKRWKCNHCNLRYNGSYSRVRAHLLGFTGVGVKSCPTIDKSLREEFRILEEERLQRKKKKNPLSAKIGKRMKNCQLNYASSIRTLAKEDVDETVARFFYADGLNMNVVNSPYFREMIRTLAAFGPGYEPPSKSMLSDTFLNKEKTKLEKAITLVRESWPHTGCTIICVNRVDGSLGCFCINFFIASPRGVMFLKSIDINEGDEADNLFINVLSDAIVEIGPRNVVQIITHLGQASSAFESVILSKFSNIFWSHCTSHSIHLLMEEIAELDWMKSVVLCARGIEQVISAYQRFCSCDVYNWMEISDTLSMKFAPSFCLVQRIFEMRQELQEIVMNIEWKQWKLAASCDVVNTEGTILGEEFWCRAQLMLQLCEPFVRLLATFSIDKSVMGDVYNWRVQSLEVVRSRGIDDIALSQMELLIDRRWDMLFSPLHAAGYMLNPKYFGRGQSKDKTVMRGWKATLDRYEHESSARRLLREQLSVYWRLEGSLGEEDAVEYRDKMEPVAWWENFGFETPHLQTLAIKVLSQVSSVSLCRESGQCDSLPCRETVKRMGVERVEDLAFVRNNLGLLTLKHGNTNFISMPKTGNSCCMTGCS; via the coding sequence ATGCCTTCTGAAACAGATAAATGGGGCTGGAAACATGTTAGTGTGTTTGGTGGATTTGACAAAGGTAGTGGTACAAAAAGATGGAAATGCAATCACTGTAATCTCAGATACAATGGTTCCTATTCCCGTGTGAGAGCCCATCTTCTTGGATTCACTGGTGTTGGCGTGAAAAGTTGCCCAACAATAGACAAGTCTTTGAGAGAAGAATTTCGGATATTAGAAGAGGAACGTCTtcaaaggaagaagaaaaagaatccTCTTAGTGCAAAGATTGGTAAGCGCATGAAGAATTGTCAATTGAACTATGCTAGCTCGATTAGAACACTTGCTAAAGAAGATGTAGATGAGACCGTAGCTAGATTTTTCTATGCTGATGGATTGAACATGAATGTAGTGAATTCCCCATACTTCCGAGAAATGATCAGAACACTTGCAGCTTTTGGTCCTGGATATGAACCCCCGTCTAAAAGTATGCTGTCTGATACTTTtctaaataaagaaaaaacaaagttGGAAAAAGCCATAACCTTAGTAAGGGAGTCCTGGCCGCACACAGGGTGCACGATAATATGTGTCAATCGTGTTGATGGATCACTTGGATGCTTTTGTATTAACTTCTTCATTGCAAGCCCGAGAGGAGTTATGTTTCTGAAATCAATTGATATAAATGAAGGGGATGAAGCTGACAACTTATTTATCAATGTTCTCAGTGATGCCATAGTAGAAATTGGACCCAGAAATGTAGTTCAAATAATAACGCATCTTGGCCAGGCAAGTAGTGCTTTCGAATCGGTTATATTATCAAAGTTTTCTAATATATTTTGGTCCCATTGCACTTCACATTCTATCCATCTGCTGATGGAAGAGATTGCTGAGTTGGACTGGATGAAATCTGTTGTTTTGTGCGCTAGGGGAATCGAGCAAGTTATTTCTGCATACCAGCGGTTTTGTTCCTGTGATGTATACAATTGGATGGAGATTTCTGATACGTTGTCAATGAAATTTGCACCTTCATTTTGTTTAGTCCAAAGGATATTTGAAATGAGGCAAGAATTACAAGAAATAGTTATGAACATTGAGTGGAAGCAGTGGAAGCTTGCGGCTTCATGTGATGTTGTGAACACAGAAGGCACCATTTTAGGGGAAGAATTCTGGTGTAGGGCACAGTTGATGTTGCAGCTGTGTGAACCTTTTGTTCGGCTACTTGCTACATTCAGTATAGACAAATCTGTGATGGGAGATGTATACAACTGGCGGGTTCAGTCACTTGAAGTTGTGAGGAGCAGGGGCATTGATGACATTGCACTTAGTCAAATGGAGTTACTGATAGACAGGAGATGGGATATGTTATTTTCACCGCTTCACGCAGCAGGCTACATGCTGAACCCAAAGTATTTTGGGAGAGGTCAAAGCAAGGACAAAACTGTAATGCGGGGATGGAAGGCCACTTTAGATAGATATGAGCATGAAAGTAGTGCAAGGAGATTGCTTAGAGAACAACTTAGTGTTTACTGGAGATTGGAGGGATCGTTGGGAGAAGAAGATGCTGTTGAATATAGAGATAAGATGGAACCAGTTGCATGGTGGGAAAATTTTGGTTTTGAAACACCACACTTGCAGACTTTAGCCATAAAGGTTCTGAGCCAGGTTTCTAGTGTCTCGTTGTGTAGAGAGAGTGGGCAATGTGACAGTCTTCCATGTCGAGAAACTGTGAAAAGGATGGGAGTCGAAAGGGTGGAGGATCTTGCCTTTGTGAGGAATAACCTTGGGCTTTTGACCCTCAAACACGGGAACACTAATTTTATATCTATGCCTAAAACTGGGAATTCGTGCTGTATGACTGGATGTTCATAG